From one Bradyrhizobium sp. Ash2021 genomic stretch:
- a CDS encoding thioredoxin family protein encodes MDFDTQKDLLQKLNVRMQSTLIVYKQGAEVGRSVGDTNRASIADLLSKTI; translated from the coding sequence ATCGACTTTGACACACAAAAGGACCTCCTTCAAAAGTTGAACGTGCGCATGCAGAGCACTTTGATCGTCTACAAGCAGGGTGCCGAGGTGGGCCGCTCGGTGGGCGATACCAATCGCGCTTCGATCGCCGATCTCTTGTCGAAGACGATCTGA
- a CDS encoding radical SAM protein, with translation MVIQTRVELDAGSKNFASGLLSDLIAALRRCSKGDLLAVTSSDPALGPELEAWCRFTRNSLVDVAEEEGRTRWVLRHGEAPANVGDDRPVGSRLWLYANFDCNLNCDYCCVRSSPKAPRRALGLERVRRIASEAAELGVREIFVTGGEPFMLPDIGEIIAACAAAAPVTVLTNGMLFAGRHLETLRGLPRERVTFQISLDSPTPERHDEHRGSGSWDRAWKGIQLARAEGFRVRLAATVSSDEEAAEFSRFLDARSVKEEDRVVRRIALRGTATEGVALARVDLVPEVTITAEGVFWHPVGAEDNDLLVSPDIFPLAESFAAVRRAFDREHEHQHRLAQIFNCA, from the coding sequence ATGGTGATCCAAACGCGCGTAGAGCTTGATGCCGGGAGTAAGAATTTTGCCTCGGGCCTGCTATCGGATTTGATAGCTGCGCTGCGTCGCTGTTCTAAGGGCGATCTCTTGGCCGTCACCAGCAGCGACCCAGCCCTTGGGCCTGAGCTCGAGGCGTGGTGCCGATTCACCCGGAACAGCCTGGTCGACGTGGCAGAGGAAGAGGGGCGCACCCGTTGGGTGCTCCGGCATGGCGAGGCGCCAGCGAATGTTGGCGATGATCGACCCGTCGGCTCGCGCCTGTGGCTCTATGCGAATTTCGACTGCAATTTGAACTGCGATTATTGCTGTGTGCGCTCCTCGCCCAAGGCGCCGCGCCGCGCGCTGGGTCTTGAGCGGGTGCGGCGGATCGCAAGCGAGGCGGCAGAGCTCGGCGTCAGGGAGATCTTCGTGACCGGCGGTGAGCCTTTCATGCTGCCTGACATCGGGGAGATTATCGCGGCTTGCGCCGCGGCGGCGCCGGTGACCGTTCTCACCAATGGCATGCTGTTTGCGGGGCGGCACTTGGAGACGCTGCGCGGCTTGCCGCGCGAGCGCGTCACCTTTCAGATCAGCCTCGACAGTCCGACACCGGAGCGCCATGACGAGCATCGCGGATCGGGATCATGGGATCGGGCCTGGAAGGGAATCCAGCTCGCGCGCGCCGAGGGCTTTCGCGTGCGCTTGGCGGCGACGGTGTCGAGCGATGAAGAGGCCGCGGAGTTTTCCCGCTTCCTTGACGCACGTAGCGTCAAGGAAGAGGACCGGGTGGTTCGGCGGATTGCTCTGCGCGGCACCGCAACTGAGGGTGTCGCCTTGGCGCGGGTGGATTTGGTTCCCGAGGTGACGATCACCGCCGAGGGTGTTTTCTGGCACCCGGTTGGGGCGGAGGATAATGATCTCCTGGTCAGCCCCGACATCTTTCCGCTTGCCGAATCCTTCGCCGCCGTGCGGCGCGCCTTCGACCGCGAGCACGAGCACCAGCACCGGCTTGCACAGATCTTTAATTGCGCCTGA
- a CDS encoding nucleoside phosphorylase → MAANDGGVPPILAHKHYAQPSAFTPENLLREARRQKQIASSSVPEICVLDPDGDILRSLVARGEARLDKGWACYHTQLYTFSRDGLAFGIVGCAVGASFAVLIAEEMFASGCRLLISVTSSGQIVPVRPPPYFIIIDRALRDEGTSYHYAPPSDYSQADVGLISALKGAFAEFPVPVLTGATWTTDAPFRETQSAIDAMAMRNLMAVEMEAAALYAFAQARQKSVLCFAHVTNQMGRVDGDFEKGEADGSRDALELIAIAADRLRSRVLP, encoded by the coding sequence ATGGCCGCAAATGACGGGGGTGTCCCGCCCATCCTCGCGCACAAGCATTATGCGCAGCCATCCGCCTTCACGCCCGAAAACCTGCTTCGCGAGGCGCGTCGGCAAAAGCAGATCGCGTCCTCAAGCGTCCCGGAGATCTGCGTCCTCGACCCTGACGGCGATATCTTGCGCAGCTTGGTCGCTCGCGGTGAAGCGCGGCTGGACAAGGGATGGGCGTGCTATCACACGCAGCTCTACACGTTCAGCCGCGATGGTCTAGCGTTCGGGATTGTCGGTTGCGCCGTCGGCGCGTCGTTTGCAGTGCTGATTGCCGAGGAAATGTTCGCCTCGGGCTGCAGGCTCCTGATCAGCGTGACGTCCTCGGGTCAGATCGTGCCGGTCCGCCCGCCGCCTTATTTCATCATCATCGATCGCGCGTTGCGCGACGAAGGCACGAGCTATCATTACGCGCCACCGTCGGACTATTCGCAGGCGGACGTCGGATTGATTTCGGCACTCAAAGGCGCCTTTGCAGAGTTTCCGGTCCCGGTGCTGACCGGCGCCACCTGGACCACCGACGCGCCATTTCGTGAGACGCAATCGGCGATCGACGCGATGGCGATGCGCAATCTGATGGCGGTGGAGATGGAGGCCGCGGCACTTTACGCCTTTGCGCAAGCCAGGCAGAAGTCTGTTTTGTGCTTTGCCCATGTGACCAACCAGATGGGGCGCGTCGACGGCGATTTTGAAAAGGGCGAGGCCGATGGCAGCCGTGATGCTCTTGAGCTCATCGCGATCGCCGCCGATCGACTGCGTTCGCGGGTTTTGCCGTGA
- a CDS encoding vitamin K epoxide reductase family protein, which yields MSSFCHIAFAVSAASAAAMFYVGLYQGRLVGRLICPFLGQQCAGVADAPFARLFGIPDGYIGTALYIVILGLLLAPPARWVWIALLILAAVATAANVLGVRDMMNFGGYCFYCLTTAVLSPVLLYSIWKLG from the coding sequence ATGAGCTCCTTCTGCCACATCGCCTTCGCCGTCTCGGCGGCGAGCGCAGCCGCGATGTTCTACGTCGGGCTGTACCAGGGCCGTCTGGTCGGCCGCCTCATCTGTCCGTTCCTCGGTCAGCAATGCGCAGGCGTCGCCGACGCCCCCTTCGCGCGGCTCTTCGGCATTCCGGACGGTTACATCGGGACGGCCCTGTATATCGTGATCCTGGGTTTGTTGCTCGCTCCGCCAGCCCGCTGGGTCTGGATCGCGTTGCTCATCCTCGCCGCCGTGGCGACGGCGGCCAACGTGCTCGGCGTCCGCGACATGATGAACTTCGGCGGCTACTGCTTCTACTGTCTCACGACCGCGGTATTGTCCCCAGTGCTACTCTACTCGATCTGGAAGCTCGGGTGA
- a CDS encoding glycosyltransferase 87 family protein yields MSPLTRLIGVAAALIALTSATPFAFRMLGDNAYIALTMVAALLTIVATRLAERLPPDRVLWLIFSVAILLRVYMLLFDPLLSSDIYRYIWDGKVQAAGVNPYRYFPADPALASLRDAAIFPHINRVDTAATIYPPVAQFFFLVVTRFSENVITMRLAMLGCEAVTVALIMLFLRRMEQAITRVIAYLWHPLPLWEIANGGHVDALMVALMLAGLWVALTGKALRGAALIALSALVKPYVAPVLAGVWRPWNLKMPLVVIAVVVLCYLPYLSVGWGVFGYLTKGYLTEEGVTAGYELWLLALWRLVFGSHQGDVAVYMVLAALTVLGASFAAAFRSDRGIATSLANINMLLLLTLLLVSPNYPWYFLLITPFVPLCGSAPTWVVSITALMLSEQLDWDFYIPRIVTKSVLFGGLLLAWAWVAWTSRQSKTASAGLSQ; encoded by the coding sequence ATGAGTCCGCTAACGAGGCTGATCGGCGTTGCTGCCGCTTTAATCGCTCTGACCTCGGCGACCCCGTTTGCCTTTAGGATGCTTGGCGACAACGCCTACATAGCGCTGACCATGGTGGCGGCTTTGCTTACGATCGTCGCCACGCGCCTCGCGGAGCGGTTGCCGCCCGATCGCGTGCTGTGGCTGATCTTTTCGGTCGCGATCCTGCTGCGCGTCTATATGCTGTTATTCGATCCGTTGCTCTCAAGCGACATCTATCGCTACATCTGGGACGGCAAAGTTCAGGCTGCCGGCGTCAATCCCTATCGCTATTTTCCGGCCGATCCTGCGCTGGCATCCCTGCGCGACGCGGCGATCTTCCCGCATATCAACCGGGTCGATACGGCCGCCACCATATATCCGCCGGTCGCGCAATTCTTCTTTCTGGTCGTCACGCGGTTCAGCGAGAATGTCATCACGATGCGTCTTGCGATGCTTGGCTGCGAGGCCGTTACCGTCGCGCTGATTATGCTGTTCCTGCGGCGCATGGAGCAGGCGATCACGCGCGTGATCGCCTATCTCTGGCATCCGCTCCCGCTCTGGGAGATCGCCAATGGCGGCCATGTCGACGCGCTGATGGTCGCGCTGATGCTGGCGGGCTTGTGGGTTGCCTTGACCGGGAAGGCGCTGCGCGGCGCCGCCCTGATCGCGCTCTCGGCGCTGGTCAAGCCATACGTGGCGCCGGTGCTGGCTGGCGTCTGGCGCCCGTGGAATCTCAAAATGCCGCTCGTCGTGATCGCCGTCGTGGTGCTCTGTTATCTGCCGTATCTGTCGGTCGGCTGGGGCGTGTTCGGCTATCTGACCAAGGGCTATCTGACGGAAGAGGGGGTCACCGCCGGTTACGAGCTCTGGTTGCTCGCGCTGTGGCGGCTGGTGTTTGGCTCGCATCAAGGTGATGTCGCGGTCTACATGGTGCTGGCCGCGCTCACGGTGCTGGGCGCGTCGTTTGCCGCGGCCTTCCGCTCCGACCGCGGCATCGCGACGAGTCTCGCCAATATCAACATGCTGTTGCTGCTGACGCTACTGTTGGTGTCGCCGAACTACCCCTGGTACTTTCTGCTCATCACGCCATTCGTTCCCTTGTGCGGTTCCGCGCCGACCTGGGTCGTTTCGATCACGGCACTCATGCTGTCAGAGCAGCTGGACTGGGATTTCTACATTCCGAGAATTGTGACAAAATCGGTTCTGTTCGGAGGTCTGTTGCTGGCCTGGGCCTGGGTGGCCTGGACGAGCCGCCAGTCAAAGACCGCAAGCGCGGGATTATCGCAATGA
- a CDS encoding type ISP restriction/modification enzyme encodes MGWQRPDFHIGGYQVCEKWLKDRRGRTLSKDDILLCVPKT; translated from the coding sequence CTGGGGTGGCAACGACCGGACTTCCACATTGGAGGCTATCAAGTCTGCGAGAAGTGGCTGAAGGACCGCAGGGGCCGCACGCTCTCGAAGGACGACATCCTCCTGTGTGTACCGAAAACCTAA
- a CDS encoding acyl-CoA dehydrogenase family protein: MDHEIAVSKAEDIADHILAPAARQNDKEARFSSEAIAALGSAGLLAITLPTEMGGSGLGPRTLAAVIATFAEADASAAMVYLMHMCATATIASARAGATTAETLKDIAAGRHLTTLAFSEAGSRSHFWAPVSRGKRNGADVRITARKSWVTSAGHAQSYVVSALAPDGKGPTDSTLYLVASNKPGLSVAGPWDGLGMRANASAPMDLEDCEVEPGFQLTDDGAGFKAMLEIVLPLFNLGTSAVALGLSRAAVAGTAAHLKAARFEHLGATLGESLPTLRGQLATMQIDTDGLAARIDDLVDHLERPRETTVLRVLESKAAAGEVAIAVTSTAMRVCGGAAFSKHMAIERLFRDAHAGAVMAPTGDVLREFIGKAVLGIPLF, translated from the coding sequence ATGGATCACGAGATCGCAGTTTCAAAAGCCGAAGACATCGCCGATCACATTCTCGCACCGGCAGCTAGGCAAAACGACAAGGAGGCACGATTTTCCTCCGAAGCCATCGCTGCGCTCGGCTCCGCCGGGTTGCTCGCGATCACGCTGCCCACTGAGATGGGCGGCTCAGGCCTTGGACCACGGACGCTCGCGGCCGTCATCGCGACCTTTGCGGAAGCCGACGCATCCGCCGCGATGGTCTATTTGATGCATATGTGCGCTACCGCAACGATCGCGTCGGCGCGCGCAGGCGCAACCACCGCGGAGACGCTCAAGGACATCGCGGCCGGCCGGCATCTCACCACGCTGGCCTTCAGCGAAGCCGGATCGCGCAGCCACTTCTGGGCTCCGGTCTCGCGCGGCAAACGCAACGGCGCCGATGTGCGCATCACCGCCAGGAAGTCCTGGGTGACGAGTGCCGGCCACGCCCAAAGCTATGTCGTCTCCGCGCTCGCGCCCGACGGAAAGGGGCCGACAGATTCGACCCTTTATCTTGTCGCGAGCAACAAACCCGGATTGTCGGTCGCCGGTCCCTGGGACGGTCTTGGCATGCGCGCCAACGCCTCCGCCCCAATGGACCTCGAAGATTGCGAGGTGGAGCCCGGTTTTCAATTGACCGACGATGGTGCCGGCTTCAAGGCGATGCTTGAGATCGTACTTCCGCTGTTCAACCTCGGAACATCCGCGGTTGCGCTCGGGCTCAGCCGGGCGGCAGTTGCAGGAACTGCGGCACACTTGAAAGCCGCGCGATTCGAGCATCTGGGCGCAACACTCGGGGAGAGCCTGCCGACGCTTCGCGGCCAGCTTGCAACGATGCAGATCGACACCGACGGGCTTGCCGCGCGGATCGACGATCTCGTCGATCATCTTGAGCGTCCGCGGGAAACAACCGTGCTGCGCGTGCTCGAGAGCAAGGCGGCCGCCGGAGAGGTGGCGATCGCCGTCACCTCTACGGCGATGCGGGTGTGCGGAGGCGCTGCATTCTCAAAACACATGGCGATCGAGCGCCTATTCCGCGATGCGCATGCCGGCGCGGTGATGGCGCCGACCGGCGACGTCTTACGCGAGTTCATTGGTAAGGCCGTGCTCGGCATTCCGCTGTTCTGA
- a CDS encoding thioredoxin family protein, with translation MLVLTGIALVAAAPALARDPVKWDEAAFEAAKAAGKPILLEIHAVWCPTCKA, from the coding sequence ATGCTCGTTCTGACTGGGATCGCGTTGGTTGCGGCTGCGCCCGCCCTGGCAAGGGACCCAGTCAAATGGGATGAGGCAGCTTTCGAGGCGGCGAAGGCGGCCGGCAAGCCGATCCTGCTGGAGATTCACGCGGTCTGGTGCCCGACCTGCAAGGCTTAG
- a CDS encoding phosphate/phosphite/phosphonate ABC transporter substrate-binding protein produces the protein MSRTIWVGAVAYDPKVVSIWEGMRRYFHEEAHVPVEVVLFQSYEAQVAALLAEPGDALPRIDIGWNTNLAFIQADAWSNKKCRPIAMRDTDLGWMTKIVAVTGGPVAKLADLKGRTLALGSRDSGHAAILPVHFLEREGLTEAKDYKSLRFNTDLGKHGDTGTSESDVVRAVLDGRADAGAVGSPFWNTVRGERLVPDGALTEIWSSPPFNHCMFTARSDLDPTLEQAFANALFAMSFDNPVHRPVLEAEGLRQWVAPQLEAYSSLRDASSQQGFLKRPAV, from the coding sequence ATGAGCCGGACGATCTGGGTCGGTGCCGTCGCTTACGATCCGAAAGTAGTCAGCATCTGGGAGGGTATGCGGCGATATTTCCACGAGGAAGCGCATGTGCCCGTCGAGGTCGTGCTGTTCCAAAGCTATGAGGCACAGGTCGCTGCTCTCCTCGCCGAGCCCGGTGACGCGCTGCCGCGCATCGACATCGGCTGGAATACCAACCTCGCTTTCATCCAAGCCGATGCCTGGAGCAACAAGAAGTGCCGGCCGATCGCAATGCGCGATACGGACTTGGGCTGGATGACCAAGATCGTCGCGGTCACCGGCGGGCCGGTGGCGAAACTTGCCGATCTCAAAGGCCGCACGCTAGCACTCGGCAGCCGAGATAGCGGACATGCGGCGATCCTGCCGGTTCATTTCCTCGAGCGCGAGGGACTGACCGAGGCGAAGGACTACAAGTCACTGCGCTTCAACACCGACCTCGGCAAGCACGGCGACACCGGCACAAGCGAATCCGACGTGGTTCGTGCTGTCCTCGATGGCCGCGCCGATGCCGGCGCCGTTGGCAGCCCGTTCTGGAACACGGTGCGCGGCGAGCGCCTGGTGCCAGACGGCGCGCTCACAGAGATATGGTCCTCGCCGCCGTTCAATCACTGCATGTTCACGGCGCGCTCCGATCTTGATCCTACCCTCGAGCAGGCGTTCGCCAACGCGCTGTTCGCCATGAGCTTTGATAACCCGGTCCATCGTCCCGTGCTCGAGGCGGAAGGCTTGCGGCAATGGGTCGCGCCGCAGCTCGAGGCTTATTCCAGTTTGCGGGACGCGTCATCGCAACAGGGCTTTTTGAAGCGGCCTGCGGTATAG
- a CDS encoding integrase core domain-containing protein, whose protein sequence is MAPHYLIRDRDRIYGSVVTRRLRAMGIRDKPTAPASPWQNGFAERLIGSIRRECVDHIIVLGEMHLRRILKSYADYYNRVRTHRSLNKDGPVSRPVQRTGVISSHAILGGLHHHYARV, encoded by the coding sequence GTGGCCCCGCACTACCTCATCCGCGATCGCGACCGGATCTATGGGAGCGTCGTCACGCGCCGATTGCGCGCCATGGGCATCCGGGACAAGCCTACCGCACCAGCCTCGCCCTGGCAGAACGGCTTTGCCGAACGGCTGATCGGATCGATCCGGCGTGAGTGTGTGGACCACATCATTGTCCTAGGCGAGATGCATCTGCGCCGAATCCTGAAATCTTATGCGGACTATTACAACCGCGTCAGAACTCATCGGTCCTTGAACAAGGATGGACCAGTGTCTCGCCCGGTTCAGCGAACCGGTGTGATCAGTTCACACGCCATCCTGGGCGGACTTCATCACCACTACGCCCGTGTTTAG
- a CDS encoding NAD(P)/FAD-dependent oxidoreductase, protein MITTELQTSPRKKRVVIVGAGFGGLSVAKALGNSSFDVTVIDRHNYHLFQPLLYQVATAGLSPADIASPIRSILSGYKNTHVVLADVTGIRVDEKTVIAEDRHIPYDILIVATGAQHAYFGHDDWAAHAPGLKRVDDATYLRRRILVAFERAEAEPDIDKQRGLLNFVVVGGGPTGVEMAGAIAELARKALAADFRKIDPRDARVILVQGLPKILPSFPPALSDRAREDLERLGVEVRLNQTVTQCDVNGVALGKERIAAATVVWAAGVMASPAGSWLGVETDGVGRVKVNPDLSVPGQPEIFVIGDTSHCAGVSGAPLPGVAPVAKQQGEYLARLLKARSLGKDYAPFRYRDFGMMATIGRKSAVAQLWGVHFDGPLAWLLWSAAHVYYLIGFRNRLAVMMNWMWNYFTFERGTRLITGLSGSRVQDMGRPPPM, encoded by the coding sequence ATGATCACCACGGAGCTGCAAACGTCACCAAGGAAAAAGCGTGTCGTTATTGTCGGAGCCGGATTTGGAGGCCTTTCGGTCGCAAAGGCGCTGGGAAACTCGTCGTTCGATGTGACTGTTATCGACAGGCACAACTATCACCTGTTTCAACCTCTGTTGTATCAAGTTGCCACAGCGGGCCTTTCGCCTGCGGACATCGCTTCGCCCATCAGAAGCATTCTCAGCGGATACAAGAACACGCATGTCGTCTTGGCGGACGTCACCGGGATCCGCGTAGACGAAAAGACGGTGATCGCGGAGGACAGGCATATCCCTTACGACATTCTCATCGTGGCGACGGGAGCTCAACACGCCTATTTTGGTCACGATGATTGGGCCGCACACGCGCCGGGTCTCAAACGCGTAGACGATGCGACCTACTTGCGGCGTCGGATTCTGGTGGCCTTTGAACGAGCCGAGGCGGAACCCGATATCGATAAACAGCGAGGCCTTCTGAATTTCGTTGTTGTCGGCGGCGGCCCAACCGGGGTTGAAATGGCCGGCGCAATAGCCGAATTGGCTCGGAAAGCACTGGCCGCCGACTTTCGCAAGATCGATCCGCGAGACGCTCGAGTCATTCTCGTGCAGGGGCTGCCCAAAATTCTGCCTTCCTTTCCTCCCGCTCTTTCCGACCGGGCGCGTGAAGATCTCGAACGATTAGGCGTTGAAGTTCGCCTCAATCAGACAGTCACACAGTGCGATGTTAACGGCGTCGCACTTGGAAAAGAACGCATTGCTGCAGCCACAGTCGTCTGGGCGGCAGGCGTAATGGCGTCGCCGGCCGGCTCTTGGCTTGGCGTGGAAACGGATGGGGTGGGGAGGGTAAAAGTCAATCCGGATCTCTCAGTGCCCGGTCAGCCCGAAATATTTGTGATTGGCGATACATCCCATTGTGCTGGCGTCTCCGGCGCACCGTTGCCTGGTGTCGCGCCGGTCGCCAAGCAACAAGGTGAATATCTGGCAAGACTCCTAAAGGCGCGATCTCTCGGAAAGGATTATGCTCCATTTCGCTATCGTGACTTCGGCATGATGGCCACGATCGGGCGTAAGAGCGCTGTTGCGCAGCTATGGGGCGTTCACTTCGATGGCCCGCTCGCGTGGTTGTTGTGGTCTGCGGCTCACGTCTACTACCTGATCGGCTTCAGAAATCGGTTGGCGGTCATGATGAATTGGATGTGGAATTACTTCACCTTCGAGCGAGGAACCCGACTGATCACAGGCCTTTCGGGTTCGCGGGTCCAGGACATGGGAAGACCGCCACCGATGTAG
- a CDS encoding cytochrome c biogenesis CcdA family protein, whose product MTSQIGLAFLAGLLSTLSPCVLPLLPIVLGAAASEHRLGPLALAGGLALSFVAIGLFVATVGFGLGLSSDLFRDVSAALMIAFGVGMISAPLAARIAAVGGFIGNFLDQKFGSAARSGVGGQFGTGILLGAVWSPCVGPTLGAASLLASQGKNLAAVAATMAVFGLGAAAPLVLLGIASREVALAAKGKLVRTAQIGKPLLGAVFVAIGLFILTGWDHQLEAALVEASPSWLTNLTTRY is encoded by the coding sequence GTGACAAGCCAGATTGGATTGGCGTTCCTGGCGGGCCTGTTGTCGACCCTCTCGCCCTGTGTTCTGCCGTTGTTGCCGATTGTGCTTGGAGCGGCCGCGTCAGAGCATCGACTGGGCCCGCTTGCTCTTGCCGGCGGACTGGCTTTGTCGTTCGTCGCGATTGGCCTGTTCGTGGCAACCGTCGGTTTCGGCCTTGGGCTGAGCAGCGATCTATTCCGCGACGTCTCCGCTGCACTGATGATAGCATTCGGCGTGGGCATGATAAGCGCGCCGTTGGCTGCCCGTATCGCGGCGGTGGGTGGATTTATCGGCAATTTTCTGGACCAGAAATTCGGATCGGCTGCGCGAAGCGGAGTCGGTGGCCAATTCGGAACCGGGATTTTACTGGGCGCGGTCTGGAGTCCGTGCGTGGGGCCAACCCTGGGAGCTGCTTCGCTTCTCGCCTCGCAAGGAAAGAATCTCGCCGCGGTTGCCGCTACGATGGCCGTATTCGGGTTGGGAGCTGCAGCGCCGCTGGTCCTGCTTGGGATAGCTTCGCGGGAGGTAGCGCTCGCAGCGAAGGGGAAGCTTGTGCGGACCGCCCAAATTGGAAAGCCGCTGCTCGGCGCTGTCTTCGTCGCAATCGGGCTTTTCATCCTCACCGGTTGGGACCATCAGCTTGAAGCAGCGCTAGTGGAAGCATCGCCAAGTTGGCTCACAAACCTTACGACTCGATATTGA
- a CDS encoding TIGR04282 family arsenosugar biosynthesis glycosyltransferase, which produces MSGAAIGIICKAPLPGRSKTRLASAIGTDAASQLSACFLRDVAAAIDAVPEGLGRRGYGVYAPAGTEQIMRELLPAAFGLLLQTGADLGEVLLGSTRALLDAGHDCVLLVNGDSPTLPTRFLAQAIDALREPGDRMVLGPASDGGYYLIGLKRPHRELFCQIAWGTSTVARATCERANEIGLATTLLPEWYDIDDVETLRWLQEELAGRSHRFRAGGFAPASRAFLKDAAELNL; this is translated from the coding sequence GTGAGCGGTGCGGCGATCGGGATCATCTGCAAGGCGCCGTTGCCCGGCCGCTCGAAGACGCGGCTGGCGTCGGCGATCGGCACTGACGCCGCTTCGCAACTCTCGGCCTGTTTTCTGCGCGATGTCGCTGCCGCCATCGACGCTGTCCCGGAAGGTCTTGGCCGGCGCGGTTATGGCGTCTATGCGCCTGCGGGGACCGAGCAAATCATGCGCGAGCTGCTTCCGGCTGCGTTCGGGTTGCTGCTGCAGACGGGAGCGGATCTCGGCGAGGTCTTGCTGGGTTCGACGCGCGCGCTGCTCGACGCCGGACATGATTGTGTGCTGCTGGTCAATGGAGACAGCCCGACCCTGCCGACACGTTTCCTGGCGCAGGCGATCGATGCCTTGCGCGAACCCGGCGACCGCATGGTCCTGGGGCCGGCTAGCGACGGCGGCTATTACCTGATCGGCCTGAAACGTCCGCATCGGGAGCTGTTTTGCCAGATTGCTTGGGGAACGAGCACCGTGGCACGCGCCACATGCGAGCGCGCTAACGAGATCGGACTTGCCACGACGCTGCTGCCGGAATGGTACGATATCGACGACGTCGAAACGCTGCGCTGGCTGCAGGAGGAGTTGGCCGGCCGGTCGCACCGCTTTCGCGCAGGGGGATTTGCGCCGGCGAGTCGCGCCTTTCTCAAGGACGCGGCTGAGCTCAACCTATGA